The Flavobacterium psychrophilum genome includes a region encoding these proteins:
- a CDS encoding 4-hydroxyphenylpyruvate dioxygenase, whose translation MSNEIKNVEYGLEKIFEGAQDFLPLMGTDYVELIVGNAKQAAHFYKTAFGFQSLAYAGLETGLRDRTSYVLVQDKIRIVLTSPLTADSPLNDHLAKHGDGVRVAALWVEDARKSFEETTKRGAKVFMEPTVETDEFGEVVRAGIYTYGETIHMFVERKNYNGVFLPGFREWKSDYNPASTGLKYVDHMVGNVGWNEMNIWVKWYEEVMGFVNFLSFDDKQINTEYSALMSKVMSNGNGRIKFPINEPAEGKKKSQIEEYLDFNGGPGIQHIAIATDDIIKTVSDLKARGVEFLSAPPQAYYDAVPGRLGQHKDAFKEDIQKIQELAIMVDADEEGYLLQIFTKPLQDRPTLFFEIIQRMGARGFGAGNFKALFESIEREQELRGTL comes from the coding sequence ATGAGCAACGAAATAAAAAACGTAGAATACGGACTTGAAAAGATATTTGAAGGAGCGCAGGATTTCCTTCCCCTAATGGGAACTGATTATGTAGAACTTATTGTGGGGAACGCTAAACAGGCGGCTCATTTTTATAAAACAGCTTTCGGTTTCCAGTCATTGGCATATGCCGGACTTGAGACAGGACTAAGAGACAGAACATCTTACGTTCTTGTGCAGGATAAGATTCGTATCGTGCTAACTTCACCACTTACGGCAGACTCGCCGCTTAACGACCACCTTGCAAAACACGGTGATGGTGTAAGGGTAGCAGCCCTTTGGGTTGAAGATGCAAGAAAATCTTTTGAAGAGACTACAAAGCGCGGAGCTAAAGTATTTATGGAGCCAACAGTTGAAACTGATGAGTTTGGTGAAGTAGTTCGCGCAGGTATCTATACGTATGGCGAAACAATACATATGTTTGTAGAGCGTAAAAACTATAATGGTGTTTTCTTACCGGGCTTCAGGGAATGGAAATCAGATTACAACCCGGCATCTACAGGTCTTAAATATGTAGACCACATGGTAGGTAACGTGGGTTGGAATGAAATGAATATATGGGTTAAGTGGTATGAAGAAGTAATGGGCTTTGTAAACTTCCTTTCATTTGATGACAAACAGATCAACACGGAATACTCTGCACTTATGAGTAAGGTAATGAGTAACGGCAACGGAAGGATTAAATTCCCTATCAATGAGCCGGCAGAAGGTAAAAAGAAATCGCAGATTGAGGAATATCTTGATTTTAATGGTGGACCGGGCATTCAGCATATTGCTATCGCTACTGATGATATCATTAAAACGGTATCAGACCTTAAGGCTCGTGGAGTAGAATTTCTTTCTGCACCACCGCAGGCTTATTATGATGCAGTACCAGGCCGTCTTGGTCAGCATAAAGATGCTTTTAAAGAAGATATTCAAAAAATTCAGGAGCTGGCTATCATGGTGGATGCTGATGAAGAAGGGTATTTGTTACAGATATTTACAAAACCGCTTCAGGACCGTCCTACGCTTTTCTTTGAAATCATTCAGAGAATGGGTGCCAGGGGCTTTGGTGCGGGTAACTTTAAAGCCCTTTTTGAGTCGATTGAACGTGAGCAGGAATTAAGAGGTACTTTGTAA
- a CDS encoding amino acid permease: MSIWKRKPLNVLLDEAGESEKGLKKTLTASGLTALGVGAIIGAGLFSITGLAAAQNAGPAITISFLVAALGCIFAGLCYAEFSSMIPVAGSAYTYSFATMGEFVAWIIGWDLVLEYAVGAATVSISWSRYLGKFLESYGIYLDKDYMLSPFEGGIINIPAVFIVMVMSFVLMRGTKESAFINGLIVMLKVTVVLVFIALGWQYIRPENFTPYIPENTGTFGEFGFSGIIRAAAIVFFAYIGFDAVSTAAQEAKNPKRDMPIGILLSLGICTLLYILFAHVMTGVVNYQAFAGADGIAPVAIAIDAMGPVGPSGLITPAYPWLNSAILLAILGGYASVILVMLMGQSRVFFSMSKDGLMPKVFSDVHPKFRTPAKNNMLFMVVVSLFAAFVPARVVGEMTSIGTLFAFILVCIGVLIMRKKMPEAPRAFRTPLVPLVPILGVAVCLFMMVFLPLDTWIRLIVWMMIGFDLYLFYGMKNSFLNKGNFTASSFKTVSASGIGMVVALAIVAFIHHQGADDTGLYYFSLAFAAIHAIVYAVSYTKTKA, translated from the coding sequence ATGTCTATCTGGAAAAGAAAACCATTAAATGTCCTGTTGGACGAAGCTGGCGAGTCTGAAAAAGGTCTTAAAAAGACACTTACCGCAAGCGGTTTAACAGCGTTGGGAGTGGGCGCCATTATTGGTGCGGGTCTGTTTTCTATAACAGGTCTTGCCGCAGCGCAAAACGCCGGCCCGGCAATTACCATTTCGTTTCTTGTAGCGGCTTTAGGCTGTATTTTTGCCGGTCTTTGCTACGCCGAATTTTCGTCTATGATACCCGTTGCGGGTAGTGCCTACACCTATTCATTTGCCACTATGGGCGAATTTGTAGCGTGGATTATTGGCTGGGACTTAGTTCTGGAATACGCAGTGGGGGCTGCTACAGTATCTATAAGCTGGTCGCGGTACCTCGGTAAGTTTCTCGAGAGTTATGGTATTTATTTAGATAAAGACTACATGTTATCGCCGTTTGAAGGCGGTATTATTAATATACCTGCGGTATTCATTGTAATGGTAATGTCGTTTGTGCTTATGAGAGGTACAAAAGAATCGGCGTTTATCAATGGGTTAATCGTAATGCTTAAAGTAACTGTAGTTTTAGTGTTTATAGCACTGGGATGGCAGTATATAAGGCCGGAAAACTTTACACCTTATATCCCTGAGAATACAGGTACATTTGGTGAGTTTGGTTTTAGCGGTATTATTCGTGCGGCAGCTATTGTATTCTTTGCTTATATTGGTTTCGATGCAGTATCTACAGCAGCACAGGAGGCTAAAAACCCGAAAAGGGATATGCCAATAGGTATTCTTTTATCGTTAGGTATCTGTACATTACTATACATATTGTTTGCACACGTAATGACGGGAGTTGTAAACTACCAGGCATTTGCAGGAGCAGACGGTATTGCACCGGTGGCTATTGCGATTGACGCTATGGGTCCTGTTGGCCCAAGCGGATTGATAACGCCAGCATACCCGTGGCTAAACAGTGCAATTTTACTTGCTATTCTTGGTGGATATGCATCGGTAATATTAGTAATGCTTATGGGGCAGAGCCGTGTATTCTTCTCTATGAGTAAAGATGGGCTTATGCCAAAAGTATTCTCAGACGTTCACCCAAAATTCCGTACACCTGCTAAAAACAACATGTTGTTTATGGTTGTGGTAAGCCTTTTTGCAGCGTTTGTACCGGCAAGGGTAGTAGGAGAGATGACAAGTATTGGTACATTGTTCGCCTTTATTCTTGTATGTATTGGTGTGTTGATAATGCGTAAAAAAATGCCGGAAGCACCAAGAGCATTCCGTACACCACTAGTACCGCTAGTGCCTATTTTAGGTGTTGCAGTATGTTTATTCATGATGGTTTTCCTTCCGCTTGATACATGGATTCGTCTGATCGTTTGGATGATGATAGGATTTGATCTTTACCTTTTCTACGGAATGAAAAATAGTTTCCTTAATAAAGGGAATTTTACAGCAAGCAGCTTTAAAACCGTTTCGGCATCGGGTATTGGTATGGTTGTAGCACTTGCAATTGTGGCATTTATCCACCATCAGGGTGCTGATGATACAGGCTTGTACTATTTCTCTCTTGCTTTTGCAGCAATACATGCTATAGTATATGCTGTAAGCTATACAAAAACTAAGGCTTAA
- a CDS encoding ATP-dependent exonuclease codes for MKKLIAFLLLFTASNAFSQSAYTTGEYFKFRIHYGVVNAGYATLEVKDAVKDNKKVYHVVGKGYTTGMTKFFFKVQDEYESYFDKVTNKPYQYVRKINEGGYTKNQEGFFNQDNNTVTVKDYKHKSQKTFSVTENVQDIVSTFYYLRNHPKVDKLNVGESINVDMFFDDEVVKFKLKFIGREDLKTKFGTVSTMIFRPLVQAGRVFKEEESLTVWISDDDNKVPLRIKASLAVGSLKADLEEYKGLTHPLKVKAK; via the coding sequence ATGAAGAAACTGATTGCATTTTTATTGCTTTTTACTGCTTCTAATGCTTTTTCACAGAGCGCTTATACCACGGGGGAATACTTTAAGTTCAGGATACATTATGGCGTCGTGAATGCCGGGTATGCCACACTGGAGGTAAAAGATGCAGTAAAGGACAACAAGAAAGTGTACCATGTTGTAGGGAAAGGTTATACAACCGGAATGACGAAGTTTTTCTTTAAAGTGCAGGATGAGTACGAAAGCTATTTTGATAAGGTTACCAACAAACCTTACCAATATGTGCGAAAGATAAACGAAGGCGGATATACCAAGAACCAGGAAGGTTTTTTTAATCAGGATAACAACACGGTTACCGTTAAAGACTACAAGCACAAAAGCCAGAAAACATTTTCTGTAACCGAAAATGTTCAGGACATTGTATCTACCTTCTATTACTTAAGGAACCATCCCAAAGTTGATAAGCTTAATGTAGGCGAGTCGATAAATGTTGACATGTTTTTTGATGATGAGGTAGTAAAATTTAAGCTTAAATTCATTGGCAGGGAAGATTTAAAAACTAAATTTGGAACCGTTTCTACAATGATATTCAGGCCGCTGGTTCAGGCAGGCCGTGTATTTAAGGAAGAGGAGAGTTTAACTGTCTGGATTTCAGATGATGACAACAAAGTTCCGCTAAGGATAAAAGCAAGCCTTGCGGTAGGATCGCTTAAAGCCGATCTTGAAGAATATAAGGGGTTAACGCACCCGCTTAAAGTAAAAGCAAAATAA
- a CDS encoding homogentisate 1,2-dioxygenase — translation MPIYHKVGNIPQKRHTQFEKPDGGLYYEQLFGTEGFHGHSSLLYHVHRPTQVKEIVKSYSVEPKIAIDKNIKSLLLKGFELKPEDDFLDSRKAMLVNRDCIIGLAAPRKSLREYFYKNADADEMIFIHKGTGTLRTFMGNIPFEYGDYLIIPRGMIYQIDFDTEDNRLFYVESIAPFYTPKRYKNQSGQHLEHSPFCERDFKLPTEIETFDEKGDFLIKIKKEGMMHEVVYATHPFDVIGWDGYNFPYGFSIHNFEPITGRVHQPPPVHQTFETSTFVVCSFCPRLYDYHPKAIPAPYNHSNIDSDEVLYYVDGDFMSRNNIEQGHITLHPKGIPHGPAPGAMERSIGKTITEELAVMVDTFRPLMVTEVAMGLDDGQYYKSWVE, via the coding sequence ATGCCTATATATCACAAAGTGGGTAACATCCCGCAAAAGCGACATACGCAGTTTGAGAAACCCGATGGCGGCCTTTACTACGAGCAGCTGTTTGGTACAGAGGGCTTTCACGGGCACTCATCTTTACTGTACCATGTGCACAGGCCTACACAGGTAAAAGAGATTGTAAAATCATACTCTGTTGAGCCTAAGATTGCTATAGATAAAAACATAAAGTCGTTATTGCTTAAAGGTTTTGAATTAAAACCGGAAGACGATTTCCTGGATAGCCGTAAAGCTATGCTTGTAAACCGCGACTGTATAATAGGCCTTGCGGCACCAAGAAAATCGCTTCGCGAGTACTTCTACAAAAATGCCGATGCCGACGAAATGATCTTCATCCATAAAGGAACAGGAACGCTAAGAACGTTTATGGGTAACATACCGTTTGAATATGGCGACTACCTTATCATTCCGCGTGGTATGATCTATCAAATCGATTTTGATACTGAAGATAACCGCCTTTTCTATGTAGAAAGTATCGCGCCGTTCTATACGCCGAAGCGCTACAAGAACCAAAGCGGACAGCACTTAGAGCATTCACCTTTCTGTGAAAGGGATTTTAAACTGCCTACAGAAATTGAAACATTCGATGAAAAAGGCGATTTCCTAATTAAGATCAAGAAAGAAGGCATGATGCACGAGGTTGTATATGCTACGCATCCGTTTGATGTAATAGGTTGGGACGGTTATAACTTTCCGTACGGCTTTAGCATACATAACTTTGAACCAATAACAGGCAGGGTACACCAACCGCCTCCGGTACACCAGACGTTTGAGACATCTACATTTGTAGTATGTTCATTCTGCCCAAGGTTGTACGATTATCACCCTAAAGCTATTCCTGCACCATACAATCACAGTAATATAGACAGTGATGAGGTATTGTATTATGTTGATGGCGACTTTATGAGCCGTAACAACATAGAGCAGGGACATATAACGCTGCATCCTAAAGGAATTCCTCATGGGCCTGCACCGGGTGCTATGGAGCGAAGCATTGGTAAAACAATTACCGAAGAGCTTGCTGTAATGGTAGATACCTTCCGTCCGCTAATGGTAACGGAGGTTGCTATGGGCTTAGACGATGGGCAGTACTATAAATCGTGGGTTGAGTAA
- a CDS encoding tryptophan 2,3-dioxygenase: MEITNPIQEKIEQLDEKFKAINQKTETHLEGLLWSKPITYWDYIQTDALLNLQIQRTTLPDEMVFIMYHQVNELLFKMILWEVEQLCHNAAPTTSFFTERLMRISRYFDMLTTSFDIMGDGMEIDQYMKFRNTLTPASGFQSAQYRLIEFASTDLINLIDYRFRATIDRNTPYEHALEHLYWQAAGKDHKTGEKSYLLAEFERKYKGEFLRWMEEYNTINIWQKFRQLPEESQNDPQLVKAMRHYDYTVNVTWVMGHLNTAKKYIESQSGPQEATGGSDWKKYMHPKYQRRIFFPELWSEEELKTWGENV, translated from the coding sequence ATGGAGATTACAAACCCAATACAGGAAAAGATAGAGCAGCTGGATGAAAAGTTCAAAGCTATAAATCAAAAAACTGAAACCCACCTTGAAGGCCTGCTTTGGTCTAAACCTATTACTTATTGGGATTATATACAAACCGATGCCCTGCTTAACCTGCAAATACAACGCACTACGCTACCCGATGAAATGGTTTTCATCATGTACCACCAGGTTAACGAGCTTTTGTTTAAAATGATACTTTGGGAGGTAGAGCAGCTTTGCCACAATGCTGCACCTACTACCTCTTTCTTTACAGAAAGGTTAATGCGCATTAGCCGCTACTTCGACATGCTTACCACATCGTTTGATATTATGGGCGATGGTATGGAAATAGACCAGTACATGAAGTTCAGGAATACGCTTACTCCGGCAAGTGGTTTCCAGAGCGCACAATACAGGCTTATTGAATTTGCATCTACAGATCTTATCAACCTTATAGATTACCGTTTCCGTGCTACAATAGATCGTAATACGCCATACGAACATGCACTGGAGCATTTGTACTGGCAGGCAGCAGGTAAAGACCACAAAACAGGCGAGAAATCGTACCTGTTGGCAGAATTTGAGCGTAAGTACAAGGGCGAGTTCCTTCGCTGGATGGAAGAATACAACACGATTAACATTTGGCAGAAATTCAGGCAATTGCCGGAAGAGAGCCAAAACGACCCTCAGCTGGTTAAGGCAATGCGCCACTACGACTATACGGTAAATGTTACCTGGGTTATGGGACACCTTAACACCGCTAAGAAATATATTGAAAGCCAGTCTGGCCCGCAGGAAGCTACCGGCGGAAGTGACTGGAAGAAATACATGCACCCTAAATACCAAAGGAGGATATTTTTCCCTGAGCTATGGTCTGAAGAAGAGCTAAAGACATGGGGTGAAAATGTATAA